GTCGATCAATGGCGTGATGCGCGGATCAGTGGGCAGGCGGCGCCGCACCAGCTCCAGGCTGCCGAGGATCGCCATCAAGAGGTTGTTGAAGTCGTGCGCGACACCGCCGGTCAACTGCCCGATGGCGTCCAGCTTCTGCGACTGGAAGAGCGCCAGTCGCGCCTCTTCGAGCGCGTCTTGGGCCGCCTTTCGGTCGCTGACGTCACGGGTGATCTTGGCGAAGCCGATGACTTCGTCGCCGTCGCCGCGAATTGGGTCGATGACGACGTGGGCCCAGAAGCGGCTGCCGTCCTTGCGGACCCGCCAGCCCTCCTTCTCAAAACGCCCCTCGGTTGCGGCGGTGCGCAGCGCGAGTGCGGGCAGACCACTGTCGCGATCCTCCATGGTGTAGAAGCAGGAGAAGTGCTGGCCGATGATCTCGTCGGCGGTGTAGCCCTTGAATCTCTGGGCGCCGGCGTTCCAGCTGGAGACCCGTCCGACAGCGTCCAGCATGTAGATGGCGTAGTCGGTGATGGCGTCCATCAGCAGCCGATACCGGCCGTCTTCGTCTTCCGCGCGCAATGCGACGGTCTTGCGATCGATGTCCGCCATACGGTCCCCGCCTGAACGCGATAACGCCCTAAGGTTCAATAGGTTGCCTGCTGGCGGGCTGCCAGTTTTGTTCAACCCGAGTTCATCCGGAAAGCCGCATTGATGCATTCAAGAGCCGCGCAACCCGCGTGGCGACAGGAGCTAACCCTAATGAAGCGCATGCCGATCAAGCGCGTGCTCTTGGCGACAGCCGGCGTCCTGCTGAGCGTCGCCCCCATAGCTGCGGTCCCCGCCTTCGCTCAAGAAGGCCGCCAACGTCCGGAGCGTCAACAGGAACGCGGCCAACAAGGCCGCCAGCAGCAGGATCGTGTCCAGCAGGAGCGCGGCCCCAATCGCGCTCAGCAAAACCCTGGCCAGGGCGGATGGCACACCGACCGGGCCGACACACCCCGGGCTGAGGCCCAAGCACGCCCGGAAGGCGAGGCGCGTCCGGCAAATCAAGCGCAGCCGCAACGCCCGCCGCAAGCGCCGCGGCAGGCGGGTGACAACAATGGCCGCGGCTATCGGCCTGGTGACAATCGCCGCGTCTGGGCCGACCAGCCGCAGTCGAATGCGCCGCGCCAGGTCCAGCCCCAGAGGCAAGATCCGCGCATCGACCGTGGTCCTGCGGAGCGCCGTAATGACCCTCGTTGGAGCGACCGCGGCGCCCGCCAAGTCGACCCGCGTCGCGATGATCGCCGCTATGACGACCGTCGCTATGACAATCGTCAGGGCGACCGTCGCTGGGATGATCGGGGCTACGACAACAACCGGCGTTGGTCGCAGAACGGCTATTTTGGCTACGGGCCGCGCTGGAATGCGCCGCAACGCTATCGCTTGCCGGCCTACCGTCCGCCGATCGGCTTCGGCTTCCGCGCCTGGTCGTTCGGTCAGATCCTGCCTCAGGTCTATTACTCGGACAGCTATGTGCTGAATGACTTCTGGAACTACGGTCTGCCTGAGCCGCCTCCGGGGACCTTCTGGGTCCGCTCGGGCGCCGACGCCCTGTTGGTCGAGCAAGGCAGCGGCTACATCATCGAGGTCGCCGCAAACCTTTTCTGGTGACCTGAGACCTTCGGACGGGCGGCGCTAAGCGTCGTCCCGTCCACCTTTCCGCAAGCATTTGGCGCGCCTATGCTCGCGAACAGACAATGAACGCGCCGATTCGACCCCTTCGCATCCTCGGGCTTGATCCGGGCCTGCGCCACACCGGCTGGGGCGTGGTGGCGGTCGATGGCGCGCGCCTCAGCCATATCGCCCACGGGGTTGTGTCGCCCCCCGACAAGGCGGCGTTCGCCGACCGGCTGCTGGCGCTTTTCGAGGGGCTGGAAGCCGTGATCGCCGCGCACCGTCCGGACGAAGCCGCGGTCGAGGAGACCTTCGTCAATTCGAACGCCGCATCCTCGCTGAAGCTCGGTCACGCGCGCGCCTGCGCCCTGCTGGCGCCGGCCCGCGCTGGACTGCCGGTCGCTGAATATGCGGCCCGCCTGGTGAAGAAATCAGTGGTGGGCGCCGGCGGGGCTGACAAGGCCCAGGTCGCCTTCATGATCCAACGCCTTCTACCGACGGCCGGCGCCGTGACCGCCGACGCCGCTGACGCGTTGGCGGTTGCCATCGCCCACGCTCACGGCCGCAAGGCGCGCGCCTTCGCAGCGAGCCTGCCGCGATGATTGGCCGTCTGCGCGGCCTCGTGGCTGAGATCGGCGAGGACGAAGCCATGATCGATGTCGCTGGCGTGGGGTACGTTGTCCGCTGCGGCGCGCGCACGCTATCGCGTCTGCCGGCCGCCGGCGAAGAAGCTCTGCTGCATGTCGAAACCCAATGGGGCGAGCAGACCGGCATGACGCTCTACGGATTTCTCACGCGCGACGAGCGACGGACGTTCCTGGCGCTCAAGGCGATTCAGGGCGTGGGGCCCAAGGCGGCGCTGGCGGTGCTCGATGTCCTACCGCCCGCTGAACTCGCGCAAGCCGTCGCCCGTCAGGACAAGGCCCTCGTCGCCCGCGCCCAGGGCGTGGGGCCGAAGCTCGCCCTACGCATCGTCGTGGAGCTGAAGGATAAGCCGCTGACGGCCGGACCCGCCGCCTTCGCGCCCATCGATATGGGTTCACCGGCGGCGGCGGCGGCGCCTAGCGCCGCTGGCGAGGCGGTCGCCGCCCTTATGAGCCTGGGCGTCGCCGAGGTGAACGCGCGCCGCGTGATCGATCAGGCGGTGATGCGCCTGGGTGAAGACGCCGAGATCGCCGTCCTGATCAAGGCCGGCCTGCAGGAGCTGGGGCGTTGAGCGAGGGTCGGTTGGTATCGGGCGAAGGCGGCTATGAGCCCTCCGATCGCGCGCTACGCCCGCAAACGCTTAGCGAATTCGTCGGTCAGGAGCCACTGAAGGCAAATCTCACAGTCTTCATCGACGCCGCTCGCGGTCGCGGCGAAGCCTT
This is a stretch of genomic DNA from Phenylobacterium immobile (ATCC 35973). It encodes these proteins:
- a CDS encoding RcnB family protein — translated: MKRMPIKRVLLATAGVLLSVAPIAAVPAFAQEGRQRPERQQERGQQGRQQQDRVQQERGPNRAQQNPGQGGWHTDRADTPRAEAQARPEGEARPANQAQPQRPPQAPRQAGDNNGRGYRPGDNRRVWADQPQSNAPRQVQPQRQDPRIDRGPAERRNDPRWSDRGARQVDPRRDDRRYDDRRYDNRQGDRRWDDRGYDNNRRWSQNGYFGYGPRWNAPQRYRLPAYRPPIGFGFRAWSFGQILPQVYYSDSYVLNDFWNYGLPEPPPGTFWVRSGADALLVEQGSGYIIEVAANLFW
- the ruvC gene encoding crossover junction endodeoxyribonuclease RuvC, whose product is MNAPIRPLRILGLDPGLRHTGWGVVAVDGARLSHIAHGVVSPPDKAAFADRLLALFEGLEAVIAAHRPDEAAVEETFVNSNAASSLKLGHARACALLAPARAGLPVAEYAARLVKKSVVGAGGADKAQVAFMIQRLLPTAGAVTADAADALAVAIAHAHGRKARAFAASLPR
- the ruvA gene encoding Holliday junction branch migration protein RuvA → MIGRLRGLVAEIGEDEAMIDVAGVGYVVRCGARTLSRLPAAGEEALLHVETQWGEQTGMTLYGFLTRDERRTFLALKAIQGVGPKAALAVLDVLPPAELAQAVARQDKALVARAQGVGPKLALRIVVELKDKPLTAGPAAFAPIDMGSPAAAAAPSAAGEAVAALMSLGVAEVNARRVIDQAVMRLGEDAEIAVLIKAGLQELGR